Below is a genomic region from Leishmania mexicana MHOM/GT/2001/U1103 complete genome, chromosome 20.
GCAACATATGGATACTCGTGgatgtggcggcgccactgcaccACCTCAGGCTGCACCACCTGAATCAGAGCGCTTATCGGTGACGTCATGATTGATGTGCAGATGACGCGATAGAAATTTGATGAAGTAGTGGATagcggagaggcagaggatCTACTGGATTGCTGTAAGGGTGCAAAGGGGAAGGTGAGAAGAAGGGAGTGGTGAGGCGACAGAGGAGGTCACAGTAGGTGTGTGCtcgtgagtgtgtgtggggaggggggagttGGAAATGACGGCCGGCGCAAGGCACAGAGGTGAGTTGCACGCAGAATGTATGTGTCTATGTCTCAAGGCAGTAGCTAATACACCAGATAGAATGGGTACGATTAGTCTACTTGCTCTTTAAGTACGTGACCGTGACAGCTGCAACGCGGCCACGAGTGGACATACACAACTATACTTCTCTGCATtttcgcgtgcgtgcttaGGATCGACATTGTGCAGAGATTGGTCTTTTTCAACGTGCCTATTCTCTTCCAGAGAACATGAGCGAAACGCCGCTCGGCCCCCCGGCCCGCCTCGCAGCAATGCACCGACTCCATCATcggagcacggcccctgccttGAACTCTACCGACCAGCTGCTCTGCAGATCGTCCCACAGCCCCTCTCATTATACCGGTCGCCACCTAGTGCATCCTCTTCGGGCTGGCCTCCGGCTCCCCACCACTAGGCAGTGAGAGCGGAGCGAGATACACTCTATCCATGCTGACACTGACTAGTCATATAGATGGTACAAGCGTGCTCACTGTGGCAGCCCGCTCCAACGCAGCGCCATCTAGGACATGACCTCCAGCATCCGCAGCGATGAATCGCTCTCACTTCCCCATGTCGTTGGCGCTTGACCTTGTCACCAGCAGAATTGGTTCGGCATTTTGGCAGAGTATAGGGGCTGCGTGGCTTTCTCCCACATGCAGAGTGGGTACTGGACCCTGAGATACGACGCTGAGGTGTTCTGTCTCATCTGAGTCCGCAAGAAGAAAGACATTTCCATAAGCAGAGAGAAGGATTCCTCGATGCAAgtacgcgcgcacacaaatTAGTACAGTAGAACAAGAAGGACGGGGGAATCAGgcaagagagcgagagcaagGCCAAAGAAAGCGAGAGGCAGGGGGACAAGGGCAAACGTATGCATACAGGTGTGCGCATGAGCGTCGACGAAGTTGTATTCCAAGACTACCACCCAGTAAATTCGACTGAAGAGGCACACCAGCACAGGGCCACACTCATACACGCGCTGGTGCACAAGATATAGCGTCCAGCCTTACACGAGGACCAACTCAGAAATATGAATCAAACGAGTGAGAAGGTGTGAAATGGGCCCATTCAGccgaagcggcagcgagcaAATGTTAGCCTTGCTCGAGGCCTCTACCATtcactcctcccccctcctcccttcgaGGCTTCCCAAAGTGAAATGacaaaaaacaacaacaacggatGGAGTTCAAACGCATGACGGCAAACGCaccagccccccccccagccGACCAGCGGAGCAAACTTCTTCAACGAAACAAAACTGCAAGATAAAACACACATAAGACAGAGCAAAGGATAGAATGAGAATGAAGAGGAGCAGGGTGAGataggggaggggacggaCTGTCCCCAGTGCTGTTGGCCTGCATAAGGAGTCTAGACTGCCcgaaacacacacagcgaaaaaaagaacagtACCAGCTTTAGCCAGCACACGAGCACGTTTGCTCCTCCTACAGCCACCCCGTCCGCAGATCAATCAGGCCAAGGAGGCAACGTGCGCTTACTACATCATCAGTTTCACAATAGTGCCCACGTGCATCATCACACCGACCTGTAAAGCTGACTCCTCAATCTTAAACTTCGAGCTGTGCTCCGTGTACACGGAGCCAAACGCCTCATCACGAATGCCCAGCAGAGAAAAGCAGCCTGGGATCACTGCCTGGTACTCGGAGAAGTCCTCCACGCCGAACATCGGCTCCTCCTTCACAACAAACGCATCTTTACCAAGCATCTCCTCAGCTACGCTCTTCACCACCTCGTACGCCTTCGGGTCGTTGTACGTCACGATGTTGGGCTCCAGCCAGCTCAGCTCGTACTGGGCACCGTGCGCCTTTGTGATGCCGGCGATGATCTCCTCCATCAGAGAGGGCACCCGAGCCTGAGTGTCGCGGTCGAGGCACCGCAGTGtgccgcgcatgcgcacggtGTCCGGGATCACGTTGTAGCTTCCTCTCCCGCCCTCGAAGGTGGTAATGCTCAGTACAGGAGCCCTCAGCGCGCTCACGCGGCGTGATACAACGGACTGGAGGTTTGCCACGACCTCGGAGGCAATGAGAATGGGGTCGACACACAGCTCCGGCTGCGAGGCAtggccgccagcaccgcggaTCACAATGTCAAAGTCGTTGCACGCACCGCAGAGGGTGCCCTGTCGGGTCGAGATGGTGCCGACAGGGTACTCTGCAGCGACATGTAGCCCAAAGATCATGGACACGCCATCCAACACACCAAGGCCCAccagctgcttcgcaccactCGGGACCACCTCTTCGGCGTGCTGGAAAACAAAGCGAACAGTGCCACGGATGCGGTCGCGCATCTGACACAGCACCTTCACCGCCCCAAGCAGCATCGCCGTGTGGGCATCGTGGCCACACGCGTGCATCACGCCTGGCCGCTTCGAGCTGAAGGGCTCACCactctcctcctgcagcggcagtgcaTCCATGTCGGCGCGCAGGGCGTACATGGGGccctcgccagcgccaccccgcAGGTCCGCCACGACGCTGTTCGGCGTCAGCCGGCGAATGTCCAGCGGTGCGGGCATGCTGCTGAGGACGTCCGCCACGTAGTCGGCGGTGGGCTGCTCCTCATACGCAACATATGGATACTCGTGgatgtggcggcgccactgcaccACCTCGTTTTTTACGGCGTCGATGAGTGAGATTGAGGACGGCATGTAGACGGTCGTTTCACCTATGAGTGAGAAGTGTGATTAATGATCTGCTCACCCATCCTCCATGCGTTGTCATGGAGGGATGTAGATAATTTCCGCACGAGTCGCCAGAATGACGATATGTGTATACCGGAAAAGTGAGGTGTTCGTTGCAGAACGCCGTCAGAGACGAAATGAGTGACGGGACGaaggaggaaagggaaggaagCAGAGAAGTGGAGAACCAGCACCGGAGCGTCGGAAACCCCGCTGAGACGGTGCGGGTTAGGTCAGTCGCATACGACAGCGGGAAGAAGACGATCTCACTGCATAAAAGCATCGTTGAAATATTTGCTTAGAGAGGTGCGCAACGCGTGGTAGCGCCGCACAACTGCACTACCGCTAGCGAGTCGATGCAGAAGagacgcagctgcgtgaggtgACAGGCAGCTGCAGACGCGCAGCCGTCAGCCCCATGTGAAACGAAGGAGAGGCTTCCAGTGCCGCAGCTCTGCTATCGAGTCCGCCGGTGACAGAGTTGCACCCTCCCCACCGTGTGTACACACgagcagtgtgtgtgtgtttacgTCAACTGATGACCATGTTTATCATCCAccgtgtgcctgtgtctgtggaGAGGGTGTGTGCTGTGAGACACACCATgggaaacaaaagaaaaatgcACTGGTGTTGGAAGCAGCGTTGGGCCGCGCCCCTCTTCCACTTAACTGTTCATTAGCGAGTGCGCAGTCGACGGCGTTTGCTTCGTTGCAGCGCCTTCCTCGACGATCGCTCCTCtgtgctgcgcgcctcctccgcctcccaacgctgcagctgcgcttgcGTGGCGGGGGTCTTCCTGTTGCGCCGGTACCAGTCTCGCACACTGGATGCGAGGGAGTCATGATGATCGTCCGGTGAGCGGCCAAAGCGAAGCGTGGGATCCTCTGGCGCCTCAAGAGTACCGTGCCGGTACATCTCACGCCACTTCTCCAGGTAGTCGTACTTGGACTTGCGTGTAGGCCCCTGGCTAGTCAGTTTCaccacgtcctcctccttgttcTGGAGAACCTCAATGAGGGCCTTTGTGTTACTCGCGGCTTCCTCGTTTATCTGTTCATAGAAAGTGT
It encodes:
- a CDS encoding putative N-acyl-L-amino acid amidohydrolase, with translation MPSSISLIDAVKNEVVQWRRHIHEYPYVAYEEQPTADYVADVLSSMPAPLDIRRLTPNSVVADLRGGAGEGPMYALRADMDALPLQEESGEPFSSKRPGVMHACGHDAHTAMLLGAVKVLCQMRDRIRGTVRFVFQHAEEVVPSGAKQLVGLGVLDGVSMIFGLHVAAEYPVGTISTRQGTLCGACNDFDIVIRGAGGHASQPELCVDPILIASEVVANLQSVVSRRVSALRAPVLSITTFEGGRGSYNVIPDTVRMRGTLRCLDRDTQARVPSLMEEIIAGITKAHGAQYELSWLEPNIVTYNDPKAYEVVKSVAEEMLGKDAFVVKEEPMFGVEDFSEYQAVIPGCFSLLGIRDEAFGSVYTEHSSKFKIEESALQVGVMMHVGTIVKLMM